The DNA sequence CTGCCGGGGATGATCGAGGCGGGCCGCGGGTCGATCGTGAACGTCGCTTCGGAGGCGGCGTTGCGCGGGTCGGCGGCGGGCGCGGCCTACACCGCGTCGAAGCACGCGGTGGTCGGCTACACCGCCAGCGTCGCGTTCTTCCACGGCGCGCAAGGGGTCCGGGCGAACGCGGTCGCCCCGGGACCGACGATCACCGGCATCGACGGCGGGATGCGCTCGTCGTACGCGGCCGGACGCAGCGGTCCGGTCCTGCGGGCGACCATGCCGGCCCCGGCGGCACCCGAGCACGTGGCGGCCTCGATCGTGTGGCTGCTCAGCGACGACGCCACCAACGTCAACGGCGTGGTGCTGCCCAGCGACGGCGGCTGGTCGGTCGCCTGAGCGCGGCGCCGGTCACCGCCCGCGTGGCACCAGCTCGAGCGTCGCGGCCCTGGCCTCCTGGCTCGTGATCGACCGCACCGGGCTCGAGTAGCGGCGGTACTTCTCGCGGTACGCCGCGTCGATGCGGTCGTTCAGCTCCTCGTCCTCGATGTCCGCAAAGGACACGTCGTACTCGGTGCCACCGACGCGGACACGTCCTTCGGGGCTGCAGGCGACCGTGGCCGGCCGCTCACCGCGGTAGCAGGCCCCGCACGAGGGTGTGGACCGTTCCGGTGACCACGGCGTCGGGTGGCCGGTCGCCGATCATGCCGCCGGTGATGACCGATGCCAGTCCCCGCAGGACCGTGAGCACGGCCATCGCGACGCGGTCCGGCTCGTCGCCGACGATCTCGCCGCGTTCCATCGCGTCGCCGATGAGCGCCACCGGGGCGGCGAACGCCCGCTCGTTCGCCTCGCGCAGCTCCGGGCGGGCCGGGTTGTCCTTGTGCGCGAACACCAGCGCCAGCAGGGCCGGGAACCGGGTGGCGAACCCGACGTAGACCTGCGCGAACGCGGTCAGCCGCGCCTCGAAGTCGCCCTTCGCCCGGCCGAGGCCCTCGTCGAGCTCGTCACCGAGGCGCCGCAGGCCGCGCAGGGCGAGGGCGTCGAGCAGTGCCTGCTTGTCGGCGAAGTGCTGGCGCGGCGCGCTGTGGCTCACGCCCAGCTCGCGGGCGAGACCCCGCAGCGAAAGCGCGGCCGGGCCGCCTTCCGCGAGGGCGCGCTCGGCCTGGTCGAGCAGCGCGGACCGCAGGTTGCCGTGGTGGTAGGGCGCCGCCGTGTCGTCCATGGCCGCAGTGTAGCCACCGCCCACAATGTAGTCATTGACAATATTGTAGTCGCTGCCTACATTCGGACGGAGAACACGAAGCCAGGGAGGCCGTCATGGTCCGGTTCCACCACGTCAGCGTTTCCGTCGCCGACCTCGACGCGCAGCGGCGCTGGTACGCCGACGCCCTCGGCTTCACCGAGGTGGTCGAGCAGTTCGAGGTGCCGGAGGCAGGTGTCCGCACCGCCGTGGTGCAGACCGGCGGCGGCACCCGGATCGAGCTGATCGAACGGGCCGGTTCCACCCGCCCGGAGACGTTCGCCGACCCGGTGGACGTCCTCCGCGTCCAGGGCTACGGCCACTGGGCCCTCGAGGTCGACGACCTCGACGCGACGTACGCCCGGCTGACCGGCGCGGGCGCGCGGGCGGTGTGGCCCCCGGCCGACGCCGTCCGGCCCGGCGCCCGGTTCGGCTACGTCAAGGACCTCGAAGGCAACCTGATCGAGCTCATCCAGCCCGCCTGAGCGGCGGGGCCGAGCCGGCACGTCCGCCTTCGTTCACTCCGAGACGACGATGACGTGCAAGCTCCTCGGCCCGTGCACGCCTTCCACCCTGGTCAGCTCGATGTCGCTGGTGGCGCTGGGCCCGCTGATCCAGGTCTGCGGACGGGCCGGGTCCAGCGCGGCGACGGCCTGCGGCACGCCGGGCACGATGCGGTCCTCGCGGAGCACGCACACGTGCACGTCGGGCACGAGGCTCAGCGCTCGCCGGCCCTGGCCGGGGCCGTGGTCGAGGACCAGCGTTCCGGTGGTCGCGATCCCCAGCGCGGCCGTGGTCACGACGGCGTCGAACCCGGCCAGCTCCGCGGTGGTTCCGGCCCGCGCCGCGCCGGTGCCGCCGATCTCGACCGGGAACCCTTCGGGCACCAGCACCTTCCGCGCCGATCCCAGTGCGCTCCGGATGGCCCCGGGCAGTTCGGCGGTGGTGCAGCGGGTGAGCTCGGCGCGGTAGTCGACCACGCGCTCGGCGAACAGCGCGACGACGTCGTCGACCACCACCGAGCGGTAGCCGCGCGGGACGGCCGCTTCGGCCTGAGTCGTGGTCCGGATGGCGCCGCGGACGGCCGCCAGGATCTCCTCGCGGGCGGTCGTCATCGCTTTTCCCTTCGCCACCAGGCGCGGAACGACTCGCGCGGCGGCGCGGGCAGGTCGCGCGCGTTCGTCCACAGTGAACCGGGCCACGGCAGGCGGGACAGCCCGCGACGACCGCCCGGCAGCACCCGCCGGCCGAACCGGTGCGCGAGGCTCAGGCCGCGTTCGGCGAGACCGAGCCGCCGGGCGTCGGAGAGCACCCACGACGCCGCTTTCATGGCCACCGCCTCGGGTTTGGGCGGGCCGCCGCGCTGCGCGTCGACCACCCGGGAGCGCAGGTGCACCAGCACCTCGGGGATGTCGATGCGGACCGGGCACGCTTCGAAGCAGGCACCGCACAGGCTGGACGCGTACGGGAGGGAGTCGGTCTGCTCGTCGACGCCGACGCCCTTGAGCAGCGGGTTGAGGATCGCGCCGATCGGCCCGGGGTACACCGAGCCGTAGGCGTGCCCGCCGGTGCGCTCGTAGACCGGGCAGACGTTGAGGCACGCCGAGCAGCGGATGCAGCGCAGGGCCTGGCGGCCGATCTCGTCGGCGAGCGCCCGGGTGCGGCCGTTGTCGAGCAGTACGACGTGCATCTCCTGCGGCCCGTCGCCCGGGGTGGTGCCCGACCACGTCGAGGTGTACGGGTTCATCCGCTCCCCCGTGCTCGACCGCGGCAGCAGCTGGAGGAACACGTCCAGATCGGACCACGTGGGCACGACCTTTTCGATGCCCACGACCGAAACGAGTACTTCCGGGAGCGTCAGGCACATCCGGCCGTTGCCCTCGGACTCCACGACCACGAGGGTGCCGCTCTCGGCCACGGCGAAGTTCGCGCCGGAGACGGCCATCTTCGCGCGCAGGAACTTCTCGCGCAGGTGCAGCCGGGCGGCGCCGGCCAGCTCGGCCGGGTCGTCGGTCAGGCCCTCGGGCGCCGGGCGGCCCGCCGTGGCCATCTCGCGGCGGAAGATCTCCCGGATCTCCGCGCGGTTGCGGTGGATCGCCGGCACCAGGATGTGGCTGGGCAGGTCGTCGCCGAGCTGCACGATGAGTTCGGCGAGGTCGGTTTCCCACGCGGTGACGCCGTGCTCGGCGAGCGCCTCGTTGAGCCCGATCTCCTGGGTGGCCATCGACTTGACCTTGACCACTTCGTCGACGCCGTGCTCCCGGGCGATCCGGGCGACGACGTCGCAGGCCTCCCGGGCGTCCCGGGCCCAGTGCACGGTGGCGCCCCGGGCCCGCAGGGCCGCTTCGAGGGTCAGCAGGTGCTCGTCGAGGCGGCGCAGCGTGTTGTCCTTGATCGCGGCACCGGCCAGGCGCAGTTCCTCCCACTCGGCCACTTCGGCGACGACGGCCGCGCGCTTGCCGCGGATCGTGCCGGTGGCGTGGGCGAGGTTGCGGCGCAACTGCGTGTCGGCCAGCGCTTCCCGGGCCGCCGCCGGGAAGGCGGGCATGCCGACGAACGTGGCGCTCACGCGTCCCCCTCGGTCGAAGCCAGCACGTCGGCCAGGTGCAGCACGCGGACACCGGACCGCTGCCGCGACAGCAGGCCGCCCACGTGCAGCAGGCACGAGTTGTCGCCCGCGACGAGCACCTCGGCTCCGGTCTCGCGGACGTGCCGGGCCTTGTCCGCGCCCATGGCGGTGGACGTCTCGGCGTTCTTCACCGCGAAGGTGCCGCCGAAGCCGCAGCATTCGTCGGCCGCGGGCAGCTCGACGAGGTCGAGCCCGCGGACCGCGCGCAGCAGCCGCAGTGGCTTGTCGCCGACGCCGAGCATGCGCAGTGAATGGCAGGTCGGGTGGTAGGTGACGCGGTGCGGGAAGTAGGCGCCGACGTCGGTGACGCCGAGCACGTCGACGAGGAACTCGCTCAGCTCGTAGACCTTCGGCCCGGCTCCCGCTGCGTCCCCGGCGCGCCGGGCGACGAGACCGTGCTGGTGCCGGGCCGAGCCGGCGCACGAGCCCGACGGCGTCACGACGGCGTCGTACCCGGCGAACGCGTCCGCGAAGGCGCGCACGACCGGCACCGCCTCGTCGAGGTAGCCGGTGTTGATCATCGGCTGGCCGCAGCAGGTCTGGGCCGGCGGGAAGTCGGCGGCCACGCCGAGGCGCCGCAGCAGCCGGAACACCGCCTTGCCGGTGTCCGGGAACAGCGAGTCGTTGATGCAGGTGACGAGCACGGCGACGTTCACGCGCCCCCCTCGGTCACCGCGCCGGGCGGCTCCAAGACTGCACGTCCCGGATCAGGCCGCACCATCGCGCCCTCCACATTAAAAGGTTTCAAGTCCCGGCACGGTGACGCTACTACCCGTTCCTTCCGGAAGTCAACGAGGAGAGCGGAGCCCTGGATGAAACGTTCTACGCTGTCGGCTCACCTGTACCGGACCCGCGTCCAAGGTCGCCCTCGCCGGCCACCGATGGGCGGTACACCCAGGCTCACGCACGGCGCACGATGAAGCGGTGGCGGTCCAGCCCGTTCCCTACCCCTTCGCGGACGCCGTCGCGCTGCAGGTCCACCCGCGGTTCGCCGAGCTGCGGAAGTCCGCGGCGCCGGCCCGCGTCACGATGCCCTACGGCGGTGACGCCTGGCTCGTGACGCGCTACGAGCAGACGCGGTTCGTGCTGTCGGACTCCCGGTTCTCGCGCGCCGCCGCGGCCGGGGCGGACGTGCCGCGCGGGCGTCCCGGCTTCGAACCGGCCGGCAACCTGCTGGCCATGGACCCGCCGGAGCACGACCGGGTCCGGGCGCTGGTGGCCAAGGCGTTCACCGGCCGGCGGGTGGAGCTGCTCCGGCCCCGGATCCAGGAAATCCTCGACACGCTCCTCTACGGCATCAGCCCGCCCGTGGACTTCGCCTCGGCGGTGGCGTGGGAGCTGCCCGTGCAGGTGATCGGCGAGCTGCTCGGCGTGCCGCCGGGCGAGCGCCGGATGGTGCGCGAGTGCACCGAAACGCTCGTCGCCTCGGGCGGGACCGTGACCGCCGCCGACGTCGCGGAAGCACGCGGGAGGCTGGCGGCCGCGCTGACCACGCTGATCGCGCGGCGCCGGGCCGAGCCCACCGACGACCTGCTGACCGCGCTCGTCGCGGCCCGCGACGAGGACGACCGCCTGACGGACGGCGAACTGCTCATGCTCGGCGTGGCGCTGCTGGCCGGCGGCCACGAGACCACGGCGAACCTGATCGGCAGCTTCCTGGTCGAGCTGCTGGCCGACCGCGAACGCTGGACGGCGCTCGTCGCACGTCCCGAGCTGATCCCGTCGGCGGTGGAGGAGCTGCTGCGGTTCGTGCCGCTGGCGACGGTCGTGGACCTCGCGCGGATCGCCACGGAGGACCTCGAGCTCGGCGGTCAGGTCATCCGGGCCGGCGACGCGGTCCTGGTCCAGCTGGACTCGGCCAACCGCGACGAATCGGTGTTCGCCTCGGCCGGGGACCTGGACTTCGGCCGCAGGGTCAACCACCACGTGGCGTTCGGCTTCGGTGCGCACCACTGCGTCGGCGCGCCGCTGGCGAGGCTGGAGCTGCGCGTCCTGCTCTCGACACTGGTTCGTCGCCTGCCGGGCCTGCGCCTCGCGATCGCCGCGGAGGACCTCGAGTGGCGCCGCGACGGATTGCTGCGCGGCGTCGCGAGCCTGCCCGTCACCTGGTAGCGGGCTCGGCCGGACCCGCTGTCCATTGTGGACCACTGAACCACCCGGTGCGCGACCACGGTCACCCGCGGGTCGACCGGTCCGCCCCACTGGCCGCCGCGAGGAGGGTGAGCGCGGCTTGGCGTGCGTCGTCCCCGACGCCGCTCCGGTCGTGGTGGTCCGCCACGACGGTGGCGCCCTCGACGAGGATGAGCAGCTGGCGCGCGAGGCGCTGCGGGTCGGCGACCCCGGCCCGATCGGCGATCGCGGCGAGCAGTTCCCGGTAGCGGCCGAGGTGGCGCGCCGTGATGGCCCGGACGGTGCTCGTGTGGTGCTGGGCGGCGGCGTTGAGCATGGCGCAGCCGCGGAAACCCGGCACGTCGTACCACGCTTGGAGGGCCTCGAACAGCGCGCCGAGCTGAGCGGCCGGGTCGTCGCCGGCGGCGTCGACGGCGTCGGTCAGCCAGCGCACGACCCGGTCGCTGCGCGCTTCGAGCATCGCTTGCACGAGCCCGTCCTTGGTGCCGAAGTGCCGGTAGAGCGTCTCCTTGGACACGCCGAGACGCGAGCAGAGTTCCGCGACGCCGATGCCGTCGAGCCCGCGTTCGTAGAGCACCTGGGTGGCGTTCCGCAGGATCGTGGCGCGCGTGCGGCCGGGGTCGATGGTCGAGCCTTTGGCGACGGGCATACCCCGATGGTACCGATCGGTTCGATCAGTGTGCTAGCGTCCGGATCGTACCGATCGGTTCGAACTGGGGGTGGGCATGACGGCAGGCCAGGCCACCCGGCTGGCGTTCGGGACCGCGTCCGCCCTCGGGCTCGCGCGGTTCGCCTACGGGCTGCTCGTGCCGGCCATGCGGGACGACCTCCGGTGGACGTTGGCCGACGCGGGGGCGATCAGCACCGCGAACGGGCTCGGCTACTTGCTCGGCGCGGTGATCGCGGCCGCGTCGGTGCGGCGGTGGGGCACCGCCGCGGTCTTCCGCTGGGGCATGGTCGTCACGGCGGTGGCGCTGGGCGGCACGGCGGCCAGCGACGTCTTCGCCGTCCTGCTGACCCTCCGTGCCGTGGCCGGCGCCAGCGGGGCGGTGGTGTTCATCGCGGGCGGGGTGATCGCGGCCCGCGCCGCGGCTCGCACCGGCTCCGGCAAGCCCATCACGATCTACTTCGCGGGCACCGGCCTGGGCATCATCCTCAGCGGCGCGGCCATCCCCGGCCTGGCCGATCACTGGCGGCCGGCCTGGGTCGGCCTGGGCGTGGCAGCGGCGTTGGCGGCCTTGATCAGCTGGCCGGCGGCGGGCGCGGAGGAGGAGCAGCCGGCCGGTGCGGCCGGCTGGGCCCGGATCGGCCCCCTCTGGCGGGTCGCGGTGGCGTACTTCCTCTTCGCCGCCGGCTACATCGCCTACATCACCTTCCTGTCGGTGTACCTGGCCGACAAGCGCGCCTCGGTCATCCAGGTGACGTCGACGTGGACGCTGCTGGGCATCGCCGTCGTGGCCGCTCCCGCCTTGTGGAGCCGGCCGATCGCCCGCTGGCCCGGCACCCGCGCACTCGCGCTCGTCCTCGCCCTGCTGGCCGGCGGCGCGGCGCTGCCGCTGCTGTCCCCCGCACCGGCGGTCATGATCACGTCCGTGCTCGCCTACGGCGCGACCTTCATGATGATCCCGGCCGCCGTCACCGCGCACATCCGGACCGCGATCGCACCCGCCGACTGGACGGCCACGCTGGCCGCGTTCACCACGCTGTTCGCCGCCGGGCAGACCGCAGGCCCGCTGCTGGCCGGCACGCTCGCCGACCACACCTCGGCGGCCGCTCCCCTGGCCTGGACCGCCACCCTCTGCGCCATCGCGGCGGCACTGGCGGCCGTCCCCGCACGACCCGATCCCGAAGTATCTGGAGCACGCTCATGACCTCCTACGTCCTCGTTCCCGGCATGTGCCACGGCGGCTGGTGCTTCGCCGACCTCACCGAACAGCTGCGCGGACACGGCCACCGCGTCCATCCCCTGACCCTGACCGGCCTCGGCGAACGCAGCCACCTCCTGCCGGGCGGGGTGAACCTCGACACCCACATCGAAGACGTCACCGCACTGCTGGCCGCCGAGAACATCCACGACGCGGTACTGGTCGGCCACAGCTACGGCGGAATGGTGATCACGGGCGCCGCCGACCGCGCACCCGAGCGAGTGTCGGGGCTGATCTACCTCGACGCCGTCGTACCGGAAGACGGCGACTCCTGCTGGGCACTGGTCTCCGAGCAAGAACGCCGGTGGTACCTCGACGTCGTGGACAGCGGGTACGCCGTGCGCCCACTGCCGTTCTTCGATCCGCGCGCCACTCCGCACCCCCTCGCGTCGGTGCTTCAGCCGCTTCGCTTGTGGGGCAACGCTTCGCGACTCCGGCACCGGGCTTACGCCTACGCGGCCGGCTGGGAGGGCGAGTCACCGTTCACTTCCATTTACGAGCGCCTGCGCACGGAGCCGGGGTGGACGACGCACGCCCTCGACGGTGGCCACAACCTCATGCGGGACAACCCGGGCGAACTGCTGGAGATCCTGCTCGACGCCGCTCGGGCGGACACGGTCGTCACCGAGTCCTGACGCCGCAGGACGACCTCAGGGCACCGGCGCCGTCCACACCAGACGGGTGCCGCCCCCGGCCGGGCGTTCCAGACGCAACGATCCACCCGCCTCCGTGGCGCGCTGGCCGAGGTTGCGGAGTCCGCTGTGCGCCACGGCTTCCGGCATCCCGATCCCCGTGTCCGTCACCTCGACGACCAAGTCGCGGTCCAACGACACGGTGACCGCCAGCTCGGCCGCCCTCGCGTGGCGCAGGACGTTGCTGACCGCTTCGCGGACGACCGCCTCGGCGTGCTCGGCCAGTCCGGCCGGGACGCGGTCGAACGCTCCGGACAGCCGCACCGTCGTGCGGATCGCGGAGTCGGCCGTCGTAGCGGCGATCGCGTTCTGGAGACGCGCTCGCAGGCCCCGTGCGGCTCCCGGTTGCTTGTGGAGGGCGAAGATCGCGCTGCGGATCTCCTCGATGACGTCCTGGAGCTGGTCGATGTGCTGGGTGAGCCGGGCGGTGACCGCGGGCGAGCCGGATCGGCGGCGGGTGCCCTCGATCCCCAGGCCCACCGCGAAGAGCCGCTGGATGACGTGGTCGTGCAGGTCGCGGGCGATGCGGTCGCGGTCCACCACGACGTCGAGCTCCCGGCGGGCGGCCTGGCTTTCGGCGTCGCGCAGCGCCAGCGCGGCCTGGTCGGCGAAGGCGGACACGAGCTGCAGCTCGTGCTCGTCGAACCGCGCCGCCCCGTGGCCGCGGATCGCCAGGAGCACGCCCGCGGTGGATTCGCCGGACCGCAGCCGCACCGCCAGCGCCGGGCCGAGAGCCACGTCGAGGCCGTCGGTCAGGTCGAACGCCAGGCTCGGGACGCTGCGCGGCACGTGGTCCAGCAGGACCGCGCCGGAGGTCGACCCGTCGAGCGGGATCCGGCGGCCGGTCAGCTCGTCCGCGTCGGGGCCGGCGCACACCGCGACCGCCAGCGCCCCACCCGCCACGGGCAGCGCGATGAGCGCGTCGTCGGCACCGGTGAGCTCCGCGGCCCGGCTCGCGATCAGGCGCAGCACCTCGTGCACATCGGTCCCGCCCAGCAGCTCCGCGGCGATCTCGCCGGTGGCCTCCAGCCACCGCTGCCTGCTCCGGCTCTCCTCGTAGAGCCGCGCGTTGTCGACGGCGATCCCGGCGGCCGCCGCCAGCGCGACGATCGTCCGTTCGTCGTCGGCGGTGAACGGCTGCTCCCCGCTCAGGTACAGCCGGCCGAGCACCTCGCCCCGCACCAGCAACGGGACGCCCAGGAAGCTGCGCAGCGAAGGGTGCCCCGGCGGGAACCCGCGGGCCGGCCCCAGGTCGGCGAGGCGCACCGGCGCCCGGCCGGTCACGAGGGTGCCGAGCAGGCCGTGACCGGCCGGTGGCGGGCCCATCCCCTCCCGCGTGGCGACGTCCACGCCGGTCACGGCGAACGCGGTCGTCCGGCCGTCCTCGTCGAGCAGGGCCAGCGCGCCGTACCGGGCGCCGACCAGGCCCGCCGCGGCGGTCACGATCCGGTGCAACGTCGTCTCGAGCTCCAGACCGGCGGAAAACGCGAGGACGGCCGCCGGCAGCGCGTCCATCCGGTCCCGGCCCGACGTCGTTTCCTCGGGCATGTCCCCACAGTGGCACGCCGGCCCGGTCCGCGGCGGGATCCCGACCGACGACTTTCGCCCGGCCGCGGAGGCCGTTCGGCACTTGGCCGGGGCCGTCGCCGGGGCGGACGGTGGAGCGATCCAGGAATCCACAGGTCGGAGCCGTCCATGAAGACCGGTGTCATGCCCGTCGGGCACCTCAGCGCAAGCCAGGTGCACGCCGTCCTCCTCGCGGCCACGGCTCCCCCGCCGCTGCGGACCGCCCGGCCGTGGCGATTCCAGTGCACGCCCGATTCCCTTGAGCTGTACGCCGATCCGCTCACCGGCGGCACCGACAACGACCAGCGGGAACGCCTGCTGGACTGCGGCGCGGCCCTGCTCAACCTCCGGCTGGCGATCAAGGCGCAGGGCAGCCACGCCGACGTCCGGCTGTTCCCCACGGCGGGCCGGCCCGAACTGCTCGCCATCGTCCAGCCGCACGGGTACGAGACGATCACCCCGCACGACGAGGAGCTCGTGGCGGCCATCGCCGGCCGGCAGAGCAACCGGCGTCCGTTCACCGCCGCCCACATCTCCGACGCGGTGCAGCGGCAGCTCAGGCGAGCGGCCGAGGTGGAACGCGCGTGGCTGGCCACCATCACCGCCGACCAGGTGCCGCAGCTGCGGGAGATCATGCGCCGCACCGAAACCCCGCCCGCGACCCCCGGGCCCGGCGGCGGGAGCGACCTCGACGTCGACCCGGACCGGCTGGTCGTGGTCATCGGCTCGCTGCACGACACCGTCCTCGGCCGCTTCCAGGCCGGTCAGGCCATGCAGCGGGTGCTGCTGACGGCGTCCGCCGCGGGACTCTCGGCCGCCTTGTCCGCGCAGGCGATGGCGGTGCCGTCGACCCGGCGTGAGCTGCGGCAGCTGGTCGGCGGCGGGCTCTGGCCCCAGATCATGCTGCGCCTCGGCCACGGCACCGCGGTGCCTGCCAAGGCGCGGACGCCGCTCGAGGACGTCGTGATCAGCGACGCGCACCCGTTCGCCACTAGCCGCCCGAACGGCGCTCCGCACCGTGGATCCCGGTGACCAGCACGGCCGCCTGGGACCGCCGTTCCAGGCCGAGCTTCGCCAGCAGGCGGGACACGTAGTTCTTGACGGTCTTCTCCGCCAGGAACATCCGCTCGGCGATCTGCCGGTTCGTCAGGCTCTCCCCGAGCAGGTCCAGCAGGACGAGCTCCTGGTCGCTCAACCCCGCCAGCGGGCCGGGGTTCCCGGTCTTCGCCCGCAGCTCGGTCACGAGCGCGGCCACCGCCCGGGCGTCCAGCAGCGTCTCGCCCGACCCCACCCGGCGGATCGCGTCGACGAGCTGCAGCCCCTTCACGTCCTTGATGACGTACCCCTCGGCGCCGGCCAGCACCGCTTCGACCATCGAATCCTCGTCGGTGAAGGAAGTCAGCATCAGGCACCGCAGCGCGGGCAGCGCCACGCGCAGGTCGCGGCACAGCTCGACGCCGTTGCCGTCGGGCAGCCGCACGTCCAGCACCGCCACGTCCGGGCGCAGCGCGGGCACCCTGGCCAACGCCTCGGCCACCGACGAGGCCTGCCCGACGACTTTCAGGTCGGGTTCGTCGTCGACGAGCTCGGCCACCCCGCGCCGCACGAGTTCGTGGTCGTCGACCAGGAAGACGGTGATGACGGGCGGTTCGGGCGGCAGGCTGTCATCCACCACCCCAGGCTACGCCCGCCACGCCGAACGACCCCGGAAGAGAGGTCCGGCGGCACTAGGCCGCGCGGCGCGCGCGGACCACGGTGGAGGGATGACACAGATCCAGCACAGGCCCGATCATCACCTCAAGACCGCTGTCACCGATGAGCTCGCCTGGACCCCCAGCGTCAACGCCGAAGAGATCGGCGTGACCGTCACGAACGGAGTCGCGACGCTGTCCGGGCACGTCGGCACCTACCCCGAGAAGGAAGAGGCCCTGCGCGCCGCGAGCCGGGTCCACGGGGTCACCTCGACCGTGGACAAGATCCTCGTCCGGCACGGCCACGAGGTGGCGGCCGACGCGGATCTCGCCCGGGAAGCCATGATCGTGTTCGACCGCCGCACCGTCCTGGTGCCGAAGGACGCGGTGCAGGTCGACGTGCGCGACCAGGTGGTCACCCTGCGCGGGTCGGTGGATTGGCACTACCAGCGCGAAGCCGCCCGCCGGGCGGTGGCCGCGCTCCCCGGCATCAGCGGGGTGCGGAACCTGATCACACTGCGGCCTTCGCCGGGGGTTTCGGCGGCCGAGACCAAGGCGCAGCTCACCGCGGCGCTCGCCCGGCACGCACCGGGGTTCGCGCAGCACGTCGAGGTCGGCATCGACGACGGCCAGGTCACCCTGACCGGCGAAGTCCTCACCCCGGCCGAACGCCGTTCGGCCGAGCAGACCGCGTGGTTCGCCCCCGGTGTGACCGCGGTCGACAACCAGGTGACGCTCTCCGGCTGAGCCGCCACCCGCGCGAAGTCGCGAAGTCTGGAGCACCATGAACGTTCTCGTGATCATCGTCATCGCCGCCGCGTTGCTGCTCCTCCTGGCTTCCGCGGTGCGCATCGTCAAGCAGTACGAACGGGGTGTCCTGTTCCGGCTCGGCCGGGTCATCGGGGTGCGCGAGCCGGGGTTGCGGCTGATCATCCCGATCGTCGACGTCCTGCGCCGGGTGCCGTTGCGGATCATCACGATGCCCATCCAGTCCCAGGGCATCATCACCCGCGACAACGTGAGCGTGGACGTGTCCGCGGTGGCGTACTTCCGGGT is a window from the Amycolatopsis sp. cg9 genome containing:
- a CDS encoding alpha/beta fold hydrolase: MTSYVLVPGMCHGGWCFADLTEQLRGHGHRVHPLTLTGLGERSHLLPGGVNLDTHIEDVTALLAAENIHDAVLVGHSYGGMVITGAADRAPERVSGLIYLDAVVPEDGDSCWALVSEQERRWYLDVVDSGYAVRPLPFFDPRATPHPLASVLQPLRLWGNASRLRHRAYAYAAGWEGESPFTSIYERLRTEPGWTTHALDGGHNLMRDNPGELLEILLDAARADTVVTES
- a CDS encoding GAF domain-containing sensor histidine kinase, with translation MPEETTSGRDRMDALPAAVLAFSAGLELETTLHRIVTAAAGLVGARYGALALLDEDGRTTAFAVTGVDVATREGMGPPPAGHGLLGTLVTGRAPVRLADLGPARGFPPGHPSLRSFLGVPLLVRGEVLGRLYLSGEQPFTADDERTIVALAAAAGIAVDNARLYEESRSRQRWLEATGEIAAELLGGTDVHEVLRLIASRAAELTGADDALIALPVAGGALAVAVCAGPDADELTGRRIPLDGSTSGAVLLDHVPRSVPSLAFDLTDGLDVALGPALAVRLRSGESTAGVLLAIRGHGAARFDEHELQLVSAFADQAALALRDAESQAARRELDVVVDRDRIARDLHDHVIQRLFAVGLGIEGTRRRSGSPAVTARLTQHIDQLQDVIEEIRSAIFALHKQPGAARGLRARLQNAIAATTADSAIRTTVRLSGAFDRVPAGLAEHAEAVVREAVSNVLRHARAAELAVTVSLDRDLVVEVTDTGIGMPEAVAHSGLRNLGQRATEAGGSLRLERPAGGGTRLVWTAPVP
- a CDS encoding response regulator, with product MDDSLPPEPPVITVFLVDDHELVRRGVAELVDDEPDLKVVGQASSVAEALARVPALRPDVAVLDVRLPDGNGVELCRDLRVALPALRCLMLTSFTDEDSMVEAVLAGAEGYVIKDVKGLQLVDAIRRVGSGETLLDARAVAALVTELRAKTGNPGPLAGLSDQELVLLDLLGESLTNRQIAERMFLAEKTVKNYVSRLLAKLGLERRSQAAVLVTGIHGAERRSGG
- a CDS encoding BON domain-containing protein, giving the protein MTQIQHRPDHHLKTAVTDELAWTPSVNAEEIGVTVTNGVATLSGHVGTYPEKEEALRAASRVHGVTSTVDKILVRHGHEVAADADLAREAMIVFDRRTVLVPKDAVQVDVRDQVVTLRGSVDWHYQREAARRAVAALPGISGVRNLITLRPSPGVSAAETKAQLTAALARHAPGFAQHVEVGIDDGQVTLTGEVLTPAERRSAEQTAWFAPGVTAVDNQVTLSG